A single Eisenibacter elegans DSM 3317 DNA region contains:
- a CDS encoding DUF6150 family protein, with protein MRKIITHICSVIVLLTLVGLQQGFAQKIFAVNYASQADVKVFVANYASQADLKVFKVSYASQAGRNDGRWFFVDYASQADVKVFFVNYASQADVVIHYVNYASQAGWNNTSKRRFFD; from the coding sequence ATGCGCAAAATCATCACACATATTTGTTCAGTCATTGTATTGCTCACCTTGGTTGGTCTACAACAGGGCTTCGCCCAGAAAATATTTGCTGTCAATTATGCCAGCCAAGCCGATGTCAAAGTATTTGTGGCCAACTACGCCAGCCAAGCTGATTTGAAGGTGTTTAAAGTATCATATGCCAGCCAAGCCGGACGTAATGACGGGCGTTGGTTTTTTGTAGACTATGCCAGCCAGGCCGATGTGAAGGTGTTTTTTGTCAATTATGCTAGCCAAGCCGATGTCGTGATCCATTATGTCAACTATGCTAGTCAGGCCGGGTGGAACAATACCAGCAAACGCCGCTTTTTCGACTAA
- a CDS encoding bifunctional 3-deoxy-7-phosphoheptulonate synthase/chorismate mutase type II, translating into MNLDLTISPLRQWVDFKQSPLVIAGPCSAESEEQLMQTCQALQHLKVDVLRAGIWKPRTRPNSFEGFGEKALPWLQTVRKELKMPVAVEVATPQHIELALKYDVDILWLGARTTVNPFNVQEVADALRGVDVPVMIKNPVNPDLALWIGAIERIAQAGITKIAAIHRGFSSFQKTKYRNVPMWQIPIELKTYLPEIPLICDPSHIGGARDLIGPLSQKALDLNYDGLMIETHINPDQAMSDAQQQVTPTRLEEILSELKIRLVKSDNAIFINQLEELRAQIDNLDQELVELLGARLALVEKAGEYKKENNVTIFQMERWDEIFRSRQQWAEKMNLNKDFIAEIYKLIHVESIRKQTEVMSRTEAKA; encoded by the coding sequence ATGAACTTAGATCTTACCATTAGTCCACTCCGTCAGTGGGTTGATTTCAAGCAAAGCCCCTTGGTTATTGCCGGCCCTTGTAGTGCCGAATCTGAAGAACAATTGATGCAGACTTGTCAGGCGCTTCAACACCTGAAAGTAGATGTATTGCGTGCCGGCATTTGGAAGCCCCGCACCCGTCCGAATAGCTTTGAGGGCTTTGGTGAAAAAGCCTTGCCTTGGTTGCAAACCGTCCGCAAGGAGTTGAAAATGCCGGTAGCGGTAGAAGTAGCTACGCCCCAACACATCGAACTGGCGCTCAAGTACGATGTCGATATCTTATGGTTAGGGGCACGCACCACTGTCAATCCCTTCAATGTGCAAGAGGTGGCCGATGCGCTGCGTGGGGTCGATGTCCCGGTGATGATCAAAAACCCCGTAAACCCTGACTTGGCATTGTGGATAGGAGCCATCGAACGGATTGCACAGGCCGGCATTACCAAGATTGCGGCCATTCATCGTGGGTTTTCATCTTTCCAGAAAACGAAGTACCGCAATGTGCCTATGTGGCAAATTCCGATTGAGCTGAAAACTTACCTTCCCGAAATCCCGCTTATCTGTGACCCCAGCCATATCGGAGGTGCGAGAGACTTGATTGGCCCGCTATCACAGAAGGCGCTCGACCTCAACTATGACGGACTGATGATAGAAACCCACATCAACCCTGATCAAGCTATGAGCGATGCCCAGCAACAGGTAACGCCTACGCGACTAGAAGAGATTTTGTCGGAGTTGAAAATACGTTTGGTGAAGAGTGATAATGCTATTTTTATCAATCAACTCGAAGAACTACGCGCACAGATTGACAACCTTGACCAAGAATTGGTGGAATTGCTAGGGGCACGCCTCGCGCTGGTAGAAAAAGCCGGAGAGTATAAGAAAGAGAATAACGTTACCATTTTCCAAATGGAGCGTTGGGATGAAATTTTCCGCAGCCGCCAACAATGGGCCGAAAAAATGAATCTCAACAAAGATTTTATTGCCGAAATTTATAAGCTCATCCACGTGGAGTCTATCCGCAAGCAAACCGAGGTGATGAGCCGTACCGAAGCTAAGGCTTGA
- a CDS encoding NUDIX hydrolase, whose amino-acid sequence MDFDAICAQLKKRLSQPLPGIDAHKKMAPPERFPNGGELVPELEPRIGCVLLLLYPDHSLQTLKFPLIVRPEYKGVHSGQVAFPGGKQEEVDEDLIATALRETAEEIGVSIERSQVLGQLSQVYIPPSNFMVYPVVAAISQKPNYAPSVDEVAKIFEVSVAHIYQHRARSHKNVTYKQREFLMPFYDIGGNMIWGATAMIISEFVEIWDDIQVAC is encoded by the coding sequence ATGGACTTTGATGCCATTTGTGCTCAACTCAAAAAACGCCTTAGTCAGCCGCTTCCGGGCATTGATGCCCACAAAAAAATGGCCCCTCCAGAGCGATTCCCCAATGGAGGAGAGCTTGTGCCGGAGCTAGAGCCTCGCATTGGATGTGTACTGTTGTTGTTGTACCCCGACCATAGTCTGCAAACGCTCAAGTTTCCCCTCATTGTCCGCCCAGAGTACAAGGGCGTACACAGTGGCCAGGTGGCCTTCCCTGGAGGCAAGCAAGAGGAGGTGGATGAAGACCTTATTGCCACAGCCTTACGCGAAACGGCTGAGGAAATTGGGGTGAGCATCGAGCGCAGCCAAGTACTGGGTCAATTGAGCCAAGTCTATATTCCACCTAGCAACTTTATGGTCTACCCTGTGGTGGCGGCTATTTCCCAAAAACCTAATTATGCCCCCAGTGTTGATGAAGTTGCGAAGATTTTCGAAGTCAGTGTGGCTCATATCTACCAACACCGCGCCCGCAGCCACAAAAACGTTACCTATAAACAACGAGAGTTTTTAATGCCTTTTTACGATATCGGTGGCAATATGATTTGGGGAGCCACTGCAATGATTATCAGTGAGTTTGTAGAAATATGGGACGATATTCAGGTGGCTTGCTAA
- the secDF gene encoding protein translocase subunit SecDF translates to MKNKSGIILLAVVISLLCLFYLSFTFVSRKVQSDATKFATEANGTVDFAKRQAYLDSVWTEPVYNLVGIEYTYKDVREKELALGLDLQGGMHVTLEISPIEILKVLAGNSQNPLFLQSLKKAEEMQRQTSKRFVTLFFDAFQEADPEGKQIARVFTNTLTRDRINSKSSVSDIRKVIEEELEDAISRSFNILRNRIDKFGVANPNIQRIPGTGRISIELPGVDNPERVRKLISGVAKLEFWEVWEMQELAPYLQGFVSYLAKVEAQEKPAKVAEKKEEKTAADGLLVGTDSTKNAADALLAGIDSTKTDSAATAATDTNEAQTALDSLQVQSNLFNQIFIPTYEGLGVQVKDTARANRLIEQAQKAAIFPSNVRFLWAVKTEKEGGILVLYPIKTGKGGKAPLEGDVIRDARQDFDEKSRPNISMQMNAEGAKKWRKLTANNIRRRIAIVLDDYVYSAPVVQNEIPGGNSSISGNFTLEEANDLANILKAGKMPAPVRIVEEAIVGPSLGRESIQQGVFSLALGLSLVVVFMSLYYQRAGIFAVLALLVNIFFIIGILAQFGAVLTLAGIAGIVLTIGMSVDANVLIYERVREELWGDKPLAMAVKLGYEKAYSSIIDANATTFLTGVILYSFGTGGVKGFAVTLMIGIACSLFSAIFITRLIIEAYMKKATKGNAVARKLSFESPISRNLLRDTNFDFVSKRRVAYVISSVIIVAGLGLIIAQGGLNLGVDFKGGRSYVVRFDEPVLVAEARTALSKSLTGGMEVKTFGANNQLKITTSYLVEDESNEGDKLVETAIFEGLTPFKDKNPEIISSSKVGASIAEDIKDTARLAVIFSLAVLFFYILIRFRKWQYGLGAVVALFHDVFVVFAFFAFARVLGISYEVDQVFIAAMLTVIGYSINDTVVVFDRIREFAGEMSRVEFKQNLNTAINATLSRTLMTSGTTLLVVLILFLFGGEVLRGFSFALLVGVSVGTYSSVFVASPIVLDLSKIGAKNQKTAKNA, encoded by the coding sequence ATGAAAAACAAAAGTGGAATTATCCTGCTAGCCGTAGTCATAAGCCTTTTGTGCTTGTTCTACCTCTCTTTTACCTTTGTGTCGCGCAAGGTACAAAGCGATGCAACCAAGTTTGCGACCGAAGCCAATGGTACAGTAGACTTTGCCAAGCGCCAAGCCTACCTTGATTCTGTGTGGACAGAGCCGGTATACAACCTTGTTGGGATAGAATATACCTACAAAGACGTTCGCGAAAAGGAACTAGCCCTTGGCCTTGACCTTCAGGGTGGGATGCACGTAACCCTTGAAATTTCGCCTATCGAGATTTTGAAAGTATTGGCCGGCAACAGCCAGAATCCTCTCTTTTTGCAATCTTTGAAAAAAGCGGAAGAGATGCAACGCCAAACCTCGAAGCGTTTTGTAACGCTTTTCTTTGATGCCTTCCAAGAGGCCGACCCCGAAGGCAAGCAAATCGCCCGTGTGTTTACCAATACGCTTACCCGCGACCGCATCAACTCGAAGTCTTCGGTAAGCGATATCCGCAAGGTAATCGAAGAAGAATTGGAAGACGCCATCAGCCGCTCTTTCAACATCTTGCGCAACCGTATTGATAAATTTGGCGTAGCCAACCCCAATATCCAGCGTATCCCCGGTACAGGCCGTATCTCTATCGAACTACCCGGAGTAGATAACCCTGAGCGTGTGCGCAAACTGATTTCAGGCGTAGCCAAGCTAGAGTTTTGGGAAGTATGGGAGATGCAAGAGCTTGCCCCATATCTGCAAGGCTTTGTGTCATACTTGGCCAAAGTAGAAGCTCAGGAGAAACCTGCCAAAGTAGCAGAGAAAAAGGAAGAAAAGACAGCTGCAGACGGCTTGTTGGTAGGTACTGACAGCACCAAAAACGCCGCCGACGCACTATTGGCCGGTATTGATTCTACCAAAACAGATAGTGCTGCCACTGCTGCTACAGATACCAATGAAGCCCAAACAGCATTGGATAGCCTTCAAGTGCAGAGCAATCTTTTCAACCAAATTTTCATCCCTACTTATGAAGGGCTTGGGGTACAAGTAAAAGATACTGCCCGTGCGAACCGTCTGATTGAGCAAGCACAAAAAGCTGCCATATTCCCCAGCAATGTCCGCTTCTTGTGGGCTGTGAAGACTGAAAAAGAAGGAGGCATTTTAGTGCTGTATCCAATCAAAACAGGTAAAGGTGGAAAAGCACCTTTAGAAGGAGACGTAATCCGTGATGCGCGCCAAGATTTTGACGAAAAATCACGCCCCAATATCTCAATGCAGATGAACGCAGAGGGAGCCAAGAAATGGCGCAAACTGACAGCCAACAACATCCGCCGACGCATTGCCATTGTACTTGACGACTATGTGTACTCTGCACCTGTGGTACAAAACGAGATTCCCGGTGGCAACTCTTCTATCTCTGGTAACTTCACCCTCGAAGAAGCTAATGACTTGGCCAACATCCTCAAGGCTGGTAAAATGCCTGCGCCTGTACGCATCGTAGAAGAAGCTATTGTAGGGCCTTCGCTCGGACGCGAGTCTATCCAACAAGGAGTATTCTCTTTGGCGCTTGGCCTTAGCCTAGTGGTAGTGTTTATGTCGCTATACTACCAACGTGCCGGTATTTTTGCTGTCTTGGCTTTGTTGGTCAATATCTTCTTTATCATTGGTATTTTGGCCCAATTTGGGGCAGTACTGACCCTAGCCGGTATTGCCGGTATTGTATTGACCATCGGTATGTCGGTCGATGCCAACGTACTGATTTACGAGCGTGTGCGTGAAGAACTTTGGGGCGACAAGCCGCTGGCAATGGCCGTTAAGCTTGGCTACGAAAAAGCCTACAGCTCAATCATTGATGCCAACGCTACTACCTTCCTCACAGGGGTTATCCTATACAGCTTCGGAACGGGAGGAGTCAAAGGTTTTGCCGTAACCCTGATGATTGGTATTGCCTGCTCACTTTTCAGTGCAATCTTCATCACCCGCCTCATCATCGAAGCCTATATGAAAAAGGCTACCAAGGGCAATGCCGTAGCGCGCAAGCTCAGCTTTGAGTCGCCCATCTCTCGCAACTTGTTGCGCGACACCAACTTCGATTTCGTCAGCAAACGCCGTGTAGCCTATGTAATCTCTAGTGTGATTATTGTAGCAGGTTTAGGCTTGATTATCGCCCAAGGCGGTCTCAACTTAGGGGTTGATTTCAAAGGTGGACGCTCTTATGTTGTACGCTTCGACGAGCCTGTATTGGTGGCTGAAGCCCGCACAGCGCTTAGCAAGTCGCTTACCGGTGGTATGGAAGTAAAAACCTTTGGCGCTAACAATCAACTCAAAATCACGACCAGCTACCTCGTAGAGGACGAAAGCAACGAAGGGGATAAATTGGTAGAAACGGCTATCTTCGAAGGGCTTACTCCTTTCAAGGACAAAAACCCCGAAATTATCAGTTCTTCTAAAGTAGGTGCTTCTATTGCCGAAGACATCAAAGATACCGCCCGTTTGGCCGTGATTTTCTCACTTGCTGTGTTGTTTTTCTATATCCTGATTCGCTTCCGCAAGTGGCAGTATGGCCTTGGTGCAGTAGTGGCCTTGTTCCACGACGTTTTTGTGGTCTTTGCTTTCTTTGCTTTCGCACGCGTCTTGGGTATTTCTTATGAAGTAGACCAAGTGTTTATTGCGGCGATGTTGACCGTTATCGGCTACTCCATCAACGATACCGTGGTTGTGTTTGACCGTATCCGTGAGTTTGCCGGTGAAATGAGCCGTGTCGAATTCAAACAAAACCTCAACACTGCCATCAACGCCACCTTGAGCCGTACCCTGATGACCTCCGGCACTACCTTGTTGGTAGTCCTCATCTTGTTCCTCTTTGGTGGTGAAGTATTGCGAGGCTTCTCGTTTGCCCTCTTGGTAGGTGTAAGCGTGGGTACATACTCTTCAGTGTTTGTGGCTTCGCCAATCGTATTGGACTTGTCTAAAATTGGGGCTAAAAACCAAAAAACAGCCAAAAACGCTTAG
- a CDS encoding dihydroorotase, with amino-acid sequence MKDLLIKEAQLINEGQQYTADLWVRQGRIEKIATNIQPSQAVTEIAAEGQYLLPGVIDDQVHFREPGLTAKADIYHEARAAVAGGTTSFMEMPNTVPNTLTQSLLEEKYQIGAQTSLANYSFFMGASNDNLEEVLRTDINNVCGIKIFMGSSTGNMLVDNAQVLEQIFAQAPMLIATHCEDEATVRAQAAVFQERYGDALRPEHHPLIRNVEACILSSRLAIDLARKHNTRLHILHISTADEVGLFDNQTPLAQKRITSEVCVHHLTYSSEDYAILGNQIKCNPAIKAPEHREGLWKGLLDNHLDIIATDHAPHTWDEKQQPYSKAPAGVPQVQTSLLQMLEHARNGKLSLIQLVEKMCHAPAVCFQLAERGFLREGYWADLVLVDPAKPYLFDQSQIAYKCAWSPWVGQTFSHTITHTIVSGHIAYQNGQFDESRQGMRLQFER; translated from the coding sequence ATGAAAGACCTCCTTATCAAAGAAGCGCAACTCATCAATGAGGGGCAACAATATACAGCCGACCTATGGGTGCGTCAGGGGCGTATCGAAAAGATAGCCACCAATATTCAGCCTTCGCAGGCGGTTACCGAAATTGCCGCCGAAGGGCAGTATCTGCTGCCCGGTGTGATTGATGACCAAGTACACTTCCGCGAGCCAGGGTTGACAGCCAAGGCCGACATCTATCACGAAGCCCGCGCTGCGGTAGCTGGTGGCACGACTAGTTTTATGGAAATGCCCAATACCGTTCCCAACACGCTTACCCAAAGTTTGCTTGAAGAAAAATACCAAATAGGAGCACAAACCTCCTTGGCCAACTACTCCTTTTTTATGGGAGCATCTAACGATAATTTGGAAGAGGTGCTCCGTACAGACATCAATAATGTGTGTGGTATCAAGATTTTTATGGGCTCTTCTACCGGCAATATGCTCGTAGACAATGCTCAGGTGTTGGAGCAGATTTTTGCCCAAGCTCCTATGCTCATCGCTACCCACTGCGAAGACGAGGCTACTGTACGTGCCCAAGCAGCTGTTTTTCAAGAACGTTATGGCGATGCGCTCCGCCCCGAACATCACCCCTTGATTCGGAACGTAGAAGCCTGTATTTTGTCCAGCCGATTGGCCATTGACCTTGCCCGTAAACACAACACACGTCTGCATATCCTACACATCTCCACTGCCGACGAAGTGGGGCTTTTTGACAACCAAACCCCCTTGGCACAGAAGCGAATTACTTCAGAAGTATGTGTGCATCATTTGACCTACAGTAGCGAGGATTATGCAATTCTTGGCAACCAAATCAAGTGTAACCCGGCCATCAAAGCCCCAGAGCACCGCGAGGGGCTTTGGAAGGGTTTGCTAGACAATCACTTAGATATCATCGCCACTGACCACGCCCCCCATACTTGGGACGAAAAGCAACAACCTTATAGCAAGGCTCCTGCCGGAGTACCCCAAGTACAGACTAGCCTGCTGCAAATGCTCGAACACGCCCGCAATGGCAAATTGAGCCTCATCCAGTTGGTCGAAAAGATGTGTCACGCTCCTGCAGTGTGCTTTCAGTTGGCGGAACGGGGCTTTTTGCGCGAAGGATATTGGGCAGATTTGGTATTGGTAGACCCAGCCAAACCTTATCTCTTTGACCAAAGCCAAATCGCCTACAAATGCGCTTGGTCGCCGTGGGTAGGACAGACCTTTAGTCATACCATCACCCATACGATTGTATCGGGGCATATCGCCTACCAAAACGGCCAATTCGACGAAAGCCGCCAAGGAATGCGCCTACAGTTTGAACGATAG
- the dnaB gene encoding replicative DNA helicase, which translates to MADPKNTIKPKNTANMAYLNNQLGKLPPQANEVEEAILGALMIEKDAIHVVVDLLQVESFYKPVHQEIYRAILTLFQESQPIDMLTVVQQLRKESKLDVVGGVAQITRLTAAVNSASNIEFHARIVMEQSIKRDLIKVSSEVQKNAFEDSSDVFDLLDYAQQQLFDIAENNVQKSYTDIQSALRKAIEDLENRKDIADGLTGVPSGFTELDRLTAGWQPSDLIILAARPAMGKTAFSLSVARNAAVEFQRPVAFFSLEMSTVQLTNRLLSAEAELESDKIKKGLLANHEWQQLHTRIQRLNQAKIFIDDTPALSVLELRAKARRLKSQHDIQMIIVDYLQLMTAGGTKTAGNREQEIAYISRSLKQLAKELNVPVIALSQLSRAVETRGGDKRPMLSDLRESGSIEQDADMVIFLYRPEYYDITQDESGNSTKDIGEVIVAKHRNGSLDTIPLRFVGKFTKFENLGFRSGGGPVSFGSTLSSGTLTPSSSPTVLGSKVNQPDGLPSNTNNIPPAIPPPPEDGDVPF; encoded by the coding sequence ATGGCCGATCCGAAAAACACCATCAAACCCAAAAACACGGCCAATATGGCCTACCTCAACAACCAGTTGGGGAAGCTGCCGCCTCAAGCCAATGAGGTGGAAGAGGCTATTTTGGGGGCTTTGATGATTGAAAAAGATGCCATACATGTCGTAGTCGACCTACTCCAAGTAGAGAGTTTCTACAAACCCGTACACCAAGAGATTTATCGTGCAATCCTGACACTTTTCCAAGAGTCACAACCCATCGATATGCTCACCGTTGTACAACAACTTCGCAAAGAAAGCAAGTTGGATGTAGTAGGGGGTGTGGCGCAAATCACCCGCCTGACAGCCGCCGTAAACTCAGCCTCCAACATCGAGTTTCACGCCCGTATTGTGATGGAGCAATCCATCAAACGTGACCTAATCAAGGTATCGAGCGAAGTACAAAAAAATGCTTTTGAAGACAGCAGCGACGTATTTGACTTGCTCGATTATGCCCAACAGCAGCTCTTTGATATTGCCGAGAACAATGTTCAGAAGAGCTATACCGATATCCAGTCGGCGCTGCGCAAGGCCATCGAAGACCTCGAAAATCGTAAAGACATTGCCGATGGCCTCACAGGCGTGCCCTCAGGCTTTACCGAGCTTGACCGCCTGACGGCAGGCTGGCAACCCTCTGACTTGATTATCCTTGCGGCACGCCCTGCAATGGGTAAAACGGCCTTCTCACTGTCGGTCGCCCGCAATGCAGCGGTAGAGTTTCAGCGCCCGGTAGCTTTTTTCTCGCTGGAGATGTCTACTGTACAGCTCACCAACCGCTTACTCTCTGCAGAGGCGGAGCTAGAAAGTGATAAAATCAAAAAAGGACTTTTGGCAAACCACGAGTGGCAGCAGCTCCATACGCGCATCCAACGCCTCAATCAAGCCAAAATTTTTATAGACGATACGCCGGCCCTGTCGGTATTGGAGCTACGCGCCAAGGCGCGCCGCCTCAAGTCCCAACACGATATTCAGATGATTATCGTAGACTACCTCCAGCTAATGACCGCCGGAGGTACCAAAACTGCCGGTAACCGTGAACAAGAAATTGCTTACATTTCCCGATCTCTCAAACAGCTGGCCAAGGAGCTGAATGTGCCCGTAATCGCGCTTTCGCAGCTCAGCCGTGCTGTCGAAACACGTGGTGGCGACAAACGCCCGATGCTCTCGGATTTGCGCGAGTCGGGCAGTATCGAGCAAGATGCAGATATGGTCATCTTCCTTTATCGTCCCGAATACTATGACATCACCCAAGACGAAAGCGGTAACAGCACCAAGGATATCGGCGAGGTGATTGTGGCCAAACACCGTAACGGCTCCTTAGATACTATCCCGCTGCGCTTTGTGGGTAAATTTACCAAATTTGAAAACCTAGGCTTCCGCAGCGGCGGCGGGCCGGTCAGCTTTGGCAGTACCCTCAGCTCAGGTACACTGACACCTTCCTCCTCTCCGACGGTATTGGGCAGCAAGGTCAATCAGCCTGATGGTCTGCCCTCCAATACCAACAACATCCCTCCGGCTATCCCGCCTCCACCCGAAGACGGCGATGTGCCTTTTTAG
- a CDS encoding efflux RND transporter periplasmic adaptor subunit: MKKVIFGSFGLVFILLSGWLGVYFYGKSKKDPVIYQTVSPKDTTIIKKTVATGAIVPRREIQIKPQVSGVIQDLLIEAGQTVREGQLVASIRLVPNLTGINSDQISINSARTNMEAASINFRNAEIELARQKKLFEQQVISEQEYNRFLLDFKVQQENMAAARKNLELVQTGAIQRSGGALNSVYSTVTGVVLDVPVKAGSSVIERSNFNEGTTIASVADMQSLVFEGKIDESEVGKIKEGMELMLTIGAIEGKVFKAVLEYISPKGVQEEGAIKFDIRARLVLQEGDYLRAGYSATAEIVLDKREKTLAISENVLIIEKGSTFVEVEVKNQVFERRLIKTGISDGLFVEVLSGLKPTDKVKIPNATTKK, from the coding sequence ATGAAAAAAGTAATTTTTGGCAGCTTCGGCCTTGTCTTCATCTTATTATCAGGTTGGTTGGGCGTATATTTTTATGGCAAATCCAAGAAAGACCCCGTAATCTACCAGACAGTCAGCCCTAAGGATACGACCATCATCAAAAAGACCGTCGCCACAGGAGCGATTGTGCCCCGCAGGGAGATTCAAATCAAGCCGCAGGTGTCGGGAGTCATCCAAGACCTGCTTATCGAGGCTGGGCAGACCGTCCGCGAGGGGCAGCTAGTGGCCTCTATCCGCCTAGTACCCAACCTTACGGGCATCAACAGCGACCAAATCAGCATCAACAGCGCCCGCACCAATATGGAGGCCGCTTCAATCAATTTTCGCAATGCCGAAATCGAATTGGCGCGACAGAAGAAGCTCTTCGAGCAACAGGTCATCTCGGAGCAAGAGTACAACCGTTTTTTGCTTGACTTCAAAGTACAGCAAGAAAATATGGCCGCCGCCCGCAAAAACCTTGAGCTAGTCCAAACGGGGGCTATCCAACGCTCCGGCGGGGCGCTCAACTCTGTATACTCTACTGTAACGGGCGTGGTGTTGGATGTGCCCGTAAAGGCCGGCAGCTCTGTGATAGAGCGTAGCAACTTCAACGAAGGCACAACCATCGCCTCTGTAGCCGATATGCAGAGCTTGGTGTTTGAAGGCAAGATAGACGAATCGGAAGTAGGCAAAATCAAAGAAGGGATGGAATTGATGCTGACCATCGGGGCTATCGAAGGCAAGGTTTTTAAGGCTGTATTGGAGTATATTTCGCCCAAGGGTGTACAAGAGGAGGGCGCCATCAAGTTTGATATCCGCGCCCGCCTTGTGCTCCAAGAAGGCGATTACCTGCGGGCCGGGTACAGCGCTACTGCGGAAATTGTGCTCGACAAACGCGAAAAAACGCTGGCTATCAGCGAGAATGTGCTCATCATTGAGAAGGGCAGTACCTTTGTAGAGGTAGAGGTCAAAAACCAAGTATTTGAGCGCCGCCTAATCAAAACCGGCATTTCTGACGGGTTGTTTGTTGAGGTGCTGTCGGGGCTCAAACCCACCGACAAGGTTAAAATACCCAATGCGACCACAAAGAAGTAA
- a CDS encoding ABC transporter permease, whose protein sequence is MFDLDKWNEIYATVRRHKLRTALTAFGVFWGIFMLILLMGAGKGLENGVMQSFNIAKNTVFLWSQRTGKEYQGFKAGRFIRFTNDDVAAIRNQVPEVAVLAPRNMLQGSFEISRMKKTASFEVYGDHPDFIQVQAMEIPEGRFINARDLAERRKVIVIGERVRELLFEPGEEALGSYIKIAGISFKVVGVFKSSAKGENKMREEQTIYMPLTTMQQAYNQGNRIFWFAFVPQTGIPAAVVEQKVKTLLAQHHHVAPDDVKAFGSANVELEYQQIQGLFTGIRGFSWFVSIFTIIAGVIGVGNIMLIVVRERTKEIGIRKALGATPWSIISLIIQESVVITTVAGYIGLMAGVGLVELINYALSSSGADLGFFANPEVDMGVALTATVVLILAGALAGFVPAAKAAAIQPIVALRDE, encoded by the coding sequence ATGTTTGACCTCGATAAATGGAACGAAATCTACGCCACCGTCCGAAGGCATAAGCTCCGCACGGCGCTGACGGCCTTTGGGGTGTTTTGGGGAATCTTTATGCTCATCTTGCTGATGGGAGCCGGCAAAGGCCTCGAAAACGGAGTAATGCAAAGCTTCAACATTGCCAAAAATACGGTATTCTTATGGTCGCAACGTACCGGTAAAGAGTACCAAGGCTTCAAAGCAGGGCGCTTTATCCGATTTACCAACGACGATGTGGCCGCCATCCGCAACCAAGTACCCGAAGTGGCTGTGTTGGCACCACGAAATATGTTGCAAGGCAGTTTTGAAATCAGTCGGATGAAAAAGACCGCGTCTTTTGAAGTCTACGGCGACCATCCCGACTTTATTCAGGTGCAGGCGATGGAAATTCCCGAAGGACGTTTTATCAATGCCCGCGATTTGGCCGAGCGCCGCAAGGTCATCGTCATTGGAGAGCGGGTGCGCGAACTACTCTTCGAACCTGGAGAGGAGGCTCTAGGGAGCTATATCAAGATTGCGGGCATCTCCTTCAAAGTTGTGGGAGTGTTCAAGAGCAGCGCCAAGGGCGAAAACAAAATGCGCGAGGAGCAGACCATTTATATGCCCCTGACCACGATGCAGCAGGCATACAACCAAGGAAATCGAATTTTTTGGTTTGCTTTTGTACCACAAACAGGCATCCCTGCCGCCGTCGTCGAACAGAAAGTCAAGACCTTGCTGGCGCAGCATCACCACGTAGCCCCCGACGATGTGAAGGCCTTTGGGAGCGCCAACGTAGAGCTTGAGTACCAGCAAATTCAAGGGTTATTTACGGGCATACGCGGCTTTAGTTGGTTTGTCAGCATTTTTACCATCATCGCCGGGGTGATTGGTGTGGGCAATATTATGCTCATCGTAGTGCGGGAGCGCACCAAGGAGATTGGTATCCGTAAGGCGCTTGGCGCTACCCCTTGGTCTATCATCAGCCTCATTATCCAAGAGTCGGTCGTCATTACGACTGTGGCCGGGTATATTGGCCTGATGGCAGGAGTAGGCTTGGTAGAGTTGATCAACTATGCCTTGAGCAGCAGCGGCGCTGACCTAGGCTTTTTTGCCAACCCCGAAGTAGATATGGGCGTAGCCCTGACGGCCACCGTGGTGCTCATTCTGGCGGGAGCCTTGGCGGGCTTTGTGCCTGCGGCAAAGGCCGCCGCCATCCAACCCATTGTGGCGCTCAGAGATGAGTAG